The following proteins come from a genomic window of Pyxidicoccus sp. MSG2:
- a CDS encoding M4 family metallopeptidase produces MKKPLLRSVCAVWVGFLLSACGGAGEGKATAPVEKDASDLQASLSALPNAEVLGMEGEIPFFIRGQLGRVGTGAKAQGLRDDLPLRESLRGIAPVFRLRGEDLVLSRVNRDERGHQHLRFQQLKNGMKVVGGELILHADAEGLIYAANGSARDGVKAAVAPTVSEAAAASAAVRGSEVSGAVVEGAAQLVYLLGEGERQTALAYEVRVKGRRGELPADDRVYVDAERGGVLAVHPKVHSVSLRVYSANNGTSLPGTPKRIDDVPSGDAHVDAVYDAFGSTYNCYRALFGRDSYDNAGHALIGTVHYSTNYVNAYWDGTQMVYGDGDGVNSIELGKDPDVTVHELTHAVTETESDLIYAGESGGLNESMSDVFSGVCESWSRGWATDPDVFKIGEDVWTPAITGDALRYMDNPTLDGSSLDYYGDYSSGVDVHYSSGISNLVFALLSKGGTHPRGKTSINVTAIGPEKAGRIFYKANTDYFVPTTTFEQAKVAMVQAAQALGYDAATVQAVSDAWLAVGVPPMAVSLPLRNNVPVPGLGGPKDEMKNYFFEVPAAGTCGQPMQGTLTFSISGGTGDADLYVKLGSPPTLTSFDCRPYLSGNNETCVFNNPAPGSKWYVMVRGYAAYSGVELKVTYTRTDTKSGSVITGQEVQYGPYCAGPGTKLKVLMTGTGDPDLYVRWNAAPAVNAYNCRPYITGAAETCELTYSPVEPAAYLMVRGYAAGTYTLSITQTPP; encoded by the coding sequence ATGAAGAAGCCGCTGTTGAGGAGTGTCTGCGCTGTCTGGGTTGGCTTCCTGCTCTCCGCGTGCGGTGGGGCGGGTGAGGGGAAGGCCACCGCTCCCGTCGAGAAGGACGCGAGCGACCTCCAGGCGTCACTGAGCGCGCTGCCGAATGCCGAGGTCCTGGGGATGGAGGGAGAGATTCCCTTCTTCATCCGGGGCCAGTTGGGGCGGGTCGGCACGGGTGCGAAGGCGCAGGGGCTGCGGGATGACCTCCCGCTGCGCGAGTCGCTGCGTGGCATTGCTCCCGTCTTCCGCCTGCGAGGCGAAGACCTGGTGTTGTCGCGGGTGAACCGGGACGAGCGGGGCCACCAGCACCTGCGCTTCCAGCAGCTCAAGAACGGGATGAAGGTGGTGGGCGGCGAGCTGATTCTGCACGCGGACGCCGAGGGCCTCATCTACGCGGCGAACGGCTCGGCGCGGGATGGGGTGAAGGCGGCGGTGGCCCCGACGGTGTCGGAAGCGGCGGCGGCGAGCGCCGCGGTTCGCGGCTCGGAGGTCAGCGGTGCGGTGGTCGAGGGCGCCGCGCAGTTGGTGTACCTCCTGGGGGAGGGCGAGCGTCAGACGGCGTTGGCCTATGAGGTGCGCGTGAAGGGCCGCCGCGGCGAGCTGCCAGCGGACGACCGGGTGTATGTGGACGCGGAGCGCGGCGGCGTGCTGGCCGTGCATCCGAAGGTTCACTCGGTCAGTCTCCGCGTCTACAGCGCCAACAACGGCACCAGCCTGCCGGGCACTCCGAAGCGCATCGACGATGTCCCCTCAGGCGACGCCCATGTGGACGCGGTCTACGACGCCTTCGGGTCCACGTACAATTGCTACCGCGCGCTGTTCGGCCGCGACTCGTATGACAACGCGGGTCACGCCCTCATCGGCACGGTGCACTACTCCACCAACTACGTGAACGCCTACTGGGACGGCACCCAGATGGTGTACGGCGACGGCGATGGCGTGAACTCCATCGAGCTGGGCAAGGATCCGGACGTCACCGTCCACGAGCTGACCCACGCCGTGACGGAAACCGAGTCGGACCTCATCTACGCGGGCGAGTCTGGCGGCCTCAATGAGTCCATGTCCGACGTCTTCTCCGGCGTGTGTGAGAGCTGGTCGCGCGGCTGGGCCACGGACCCGGACGTCTTCAAGATTGGTGAGGACGTCTGGACGCCGGCAATCACCGGGGATGCGCTGCGCTACATGGACAACCCGACCCTGGACGGTAGCTCGCTGGACTACTACGGGGACTACTCATCCGGCGTGGACGTGCATTACAGCTCCGGCATCAGCAACCTGGTGTTCGCGCTGCTGTCCAAGGGCGGCACGCACCCGCGCGGCAAGACGAGCATCAACGTGACGGCGATTGGCCCGGAGAAGGCCGGCCGCATCTTCTACAAGGCCAACACGGACTACTTCGTCCCTACCACCACCTTCGAGCAGGCCAAGGTGGCCATGGTGCAGGCCGCGCAGGCGCTGGGTTACGACGCGGCCACGGTGCAGGCGGTGTCGGATGCGTGGCTGGCCGTGGGCGTGCCACCGATGGCGGTGTCGCTGCCGCTCAGGAACAACGTGCCGGTGCCGGGCCTGGGGGGGCCCAAGGATGAGATGAAGAACTACTTCTTCGAGGTGCCCGCAGCGGGGACCTGTGGACAGCCCATGCAGGGGACCCTCACCTTCAGCATCAGCGGTGGAACGGGTGACGCAGACCTGTATGTGAAGTTGGGCTCGCCGCCGACGCTCACCAGCTTTGATTGCCGCCCGTACCTGAGTGGCAACAACGAGACCTGCGTCTTCAACAACCCGGCGCCCGGGAGCAAGTGGTACGTCATGGTGCGCGGGTACGCTGCCTACTCTGGCGTGGAGCTGAAGGTGACCTACACGCGCACGGACACGAAGAGTGGCAGTGTCATCACGGGGCAGGAGGTCCAATACGGCCCCTATTGCGCCGGGCCCGGGACGAAGCTCAAGGTGCTGATGACGGGCACGGGTGACCCGGACCTGTATGTCCGCTGGAACGCGGCGCCCGCGGTCAACGCATATAACTGTCGTCCGTACATCACGGGCGCCGCCGAGACCTGCGAGCTGACGTATTCGCCAGTCGAGCCGGCTGCCTACCTCATGGTGCGAGGCTACGCCGCGGGCACATACACCCTGAGCATCACCCAGACTCCTCCGTAG
- a CDS encoding SAM-dependent methyltransferase, whose product MTAELPATPETVARHYDAITPFYEIIGSRSLHFGYWPRGEVGGSFGEAQHRFTDLLIGQLGSQQGQRVLDVGCGLGEPAIQLARSTGCVVEGITISSKQAAQAEQWARRHEPSGQTTFRCADAMALPFPVGSFDAAWAVESLFHMPDHATVLRELARVLRPNGRLLVADIVLSADATPRERAFLQHAFVARTFITAEAYPELVGEAGFEVEQVLDVSAHVMATFDAVAAAIQEKEAEVLRAYGAEFLAGVKAQWARISESASRCMGYVVLTAKRRSLET is encoded by the coding sequence ATGACCGCGGAACTCCCAGCGACACCGGAAACCGTAGCGCGGCATTACGACGCAATCACGCCGTTCTACGAGATCATCGGTAGCAGGAGTCTGCACTTTGGCTACTGGCCCCGAGGTGAGGTCGGCGGTTCCTTTGGCGAGGCCCAGCATCGCTTCACCGACCTGCTGATTGGCCAGCTCGGGAGCCAACAGGGTCAACGCGTGCTCGACGTCGGGTGTGGCCTGGGGGAGCCGGCGATACAGCTCGCGCGGAGCACCGGCTGTGTGGTGGAGGGAATCACCATCAGTTCGAAGCAGGCCGCACAGGCCGAGCAGTGGGCGCGCCGCCATGAGCCGAGCGGCCAGACGACGTTCCGCTGCGCCGACGCCATGGCGCTGCCCTTTCCGGTCGGGTCCTTCGATGCCGCGTGGGCCGTCGAGTCGCTCTTCCACATGCCCGACCACGCCACGGTCCTGCGGGAGCTCGCGCGCGTCCTTCGCCCCAACGGACGGCTGCTCGTGGCCGACATCGTTCTCTCGGCCGATGCGACGCCACGGGAACGCGCCTTCCTCCAGCATGCATTCGTCGCCCGGACCTTCATCACCGCCGAGGCCTACCCGGAGCTCGTTGGCGAAGCGGGCTTCGAGGTCGAGCAGGTCCTGGACGTGAGTGCACACGTCATGGCGACGTTCGACGCGGTGGCCGCCGCCATCCAGGAGAAGGAGGCGGAGGTGCTACGGGCGTACGGCGCCGAGTTCCTCGCGGGCGTCAAAGCGCAGTGGGCACGCATCAGCGAGAGCGCGTCGCGCTGCATGGGCTACGTCGTGCTCACCGCGAAGCGCCGCTCCCTCGAGACGTGA
- a CDS encoding class I SAM-dependent methyltransferase: MTPDQVRATYDEAYARRYDAAFLHAPEYGFRDKTRLELFFLRMLTLQADSWLDVACGTGFFLRHGRGNPNISCTGLDLSPAMLALAREANPEARFIEGDFLAPHPEIEGRFAFTSCMWGAYGLQESVSHVERLVERLSCWTRPGGTVFMPVFDPARFVSLQAHGRLMEPVTLRSPDGTRWSFVEPDGKLHEDVLAPPLEVMRAMFEPAFDSVELNPYPDSPGIPMAALIARGRREQAR, from the coding sequence ATGACGCCCGACCAGGTACGTGCCACCTACGACGAGGCCTACGCGCGCCGCTATGACGCCGCGTTCCTGCACGCGCCCGAGTACGGCTTCCGCGACAAGACGCGCCTCGAGCTGTTCTTCCTCCGGATGCTCACGCTGCAGGCGGACTCGTGGCTGGATGTGGCCTGTGGCACCGGCTTCTTCCTCCGCCACGGACGCGGTAATCCGAACATCTCCTGCACGGGGCTGGACCTCTCACCCGCGATGCTCGCGCTCGCACGCGAGGCGAACCCCGAGGCCCGCTTCATCGAGGGCGACTTCCTCGCGCCGCACCCGGAGATCGAGGGACGCTTCGCCTTCACCTCGTGCATGTGGGGCGCCTATGGGTTGCAGGAGTCGGTGTCGCATGTCGAGCGGCTCGTGGAGCGGCTGAGCTGCTGGACGCGCCCGGGTGGCACCGTCTTCATGCCCGTGTTCGATCCGGCGCGCTTCGTCTCCCTCCAGGCCCACGGGAGGCTCATGGAGCCGGTGACGCTGCGCTCGCCCGACGGGACACGCTGGTCCTTCGTGGAGCCCGACGGGAAGCTGCACGAGGACGTGCTCGCGCCGCCCCTGGAGGTGATGCGCGCGATGTTCGAGCCCGCCTTCGACAGCGTGGAGCTCAACCCCTATCCCGATTCACCGGGCATTCCGATGGCCGCCCTCATCGCGCGGGGCCGCCGCGAGCAGGCCCGGTAG
- a CDS encoding Os1348 family NHLP clan protein, translating into MEKKLIDEITTRAISDAEFRKQLSADPERALREAGYPIEGQEAFLKSVKAALGQSPEALASEYEAGFPGGGTGGGGPMG; encoded by the coding sequence ATGGAAAAGAAGCTCATCGATGAAATCACCACTCGCGCCATCTCCGATGCGGAGTTTCGCAAGCAACTGAGCGCCGACCCCGAGCGTGCCCTGCGGGAGGCGGGGTATCCCATCGAGGGACAGGAGGCGTTCCTGAAGAGCGTCAAGGCCGCCCTCGGACAATCCCCGGAGGCGCTCGCGAGCGAGTACGAAGCGGGCTTCCCGGGCGGCGGCACGGGGGGCGGTGGCCCGATGGGCTGA
- a CDS encoding cytochrome P450 — translation MSSEETYDFFAPEAVWNSDSFLHRVRAQSPVYWSPQFHGWVLTRYADVLAASRERRLVSPPGTGWLDRLPAELKPRFQPARDALRLWAGLSSEQDHLDFQRALKKYFTPAQVDRLRPRVQRFTDELLEAARTPGELEVVGELARPLSASVIGELLGLPVADRELLLRWSTDLQSFFQHADLESLHRGQRSLLEMQDYMRPLVDERRRAPREDLVSVLVSQEEGFFAREPEAVVANCVTLLFSGHETTSRLISSGLLLLLENPEQQALLRDRPELMPSAIEEMLRCAGPTVAMIRVSREPVELAGQRFSAGESFVLVYKAANRDPEVFAEPDRFDITRQPNRHLAFGMGPFACLGTALTRMEAEVCFQTLLRRLPGLRPAFETPDWKPLPPLNRSLRSLRVAVPPRA, via the coding sequence ATGTCGTCCGAGGAGACCTACGATTTCTTCGCCCCGGAGGCGGTGTGGAATTCGGACTCCTTCCTCCACCGGGTGCGCGCCCAGAGCCCCGTGTACTGGAGCCCCCAGTTCCACGGATGGGTCCTGACGCGCTACGCGGACGTGCTCGCGGCCTCCAGGGAGCGCCGGCTGGTCTCTCCCCCAGGGACGGGCTGGTTGGACCGCCTGCCTGCGGAGCTCAAGCCGCGCTTCCAGCCAGCGCGAGACGCCCTCCGGCTGTGGGCGGGACTGAGCAGCGAGCAGGACCATCTCGACTTCCAGCGAGCCCTGAAGAAGTACTTCACCCCCGCCCAGGTGGACCGGCTGCGCCCGCGCGTGCAGCGCTTCACCGACGAGCTGCTCGAGGCCGCGCGGACTCCCGGTGAGCTGGAAGTGGTCGGGGAGCTGGCCCGTCCCCTGTCCGCCAGCGTCATCGGCGAGCTGCTCGGGCTCCCCGTCGCGGACCGCGAGCTGCTGCTGCGCTGGTCCACCGACCTCCAGAGCTTCTTCCAGCATGCCGACCTGGAGAGTCTGCATCGCGGCCAGCGCAGCCTGCTGGAGATGCAGGACTACATGCGCCCCCTGGTCGACGAGCGCCGCCGCGCGCCGCGCGAGGACCTCGTCAGCGTCCTGGTGTCGCAGGAAGAAGGCTTCTTCGCCCGTGAGCCGGAGGCGGTCGTCGCCAACTGCGTGACGTTGCTCTTCAGCGGGCACGAGACCACCAGCCGTCTCATCTCCAGCGGTCTGTTGCTGCTGCTGGAGAACCCCGAGCAGCAGGCCTTGCTGCGCGACAGGCCCGAGCTGATGCCTTCGGCCATCGAGGAGATGCTGCGCTGCGCGGGGCCCACCGTCGCGATGATCCGCGTGAGCCGGGAGCCGGTGGAGCTGGCGGGCCAGCGGTTCTCCGCTGGCGAATCCTTCGTGCTCGTGTACAAGGCCGCCAACCGCGACCCCGAGGTGTTCGCCGAGCCGGACCGGTTCGACATCACCCGCCAGCCGAACCGGCACCTGGCCTTCGGGATGGGCCCCTTCGCCTGTCTGGGCACTGCGCTGACACGCATGGAGGCGGAGGTCTGCTTCCAGACGCTGCTGCGGCGCCTGCCCGGCCTCCGCCCGGCATTCGAGACACCGGACTGGAAGCCGCTGCCGCCCCTGAACCGGAGCCTGCGCTCGCTGCGCGTGGCGGTGCCTCCGCGAGCGTGA
- a CDS encoding S41 family peptidase: protein MSSTRVAPLDPGIPLESVRRLRLFESRDEKLLLAQQWEVVLEQFYVHLPLKERMLGVRPVQQARLLQEDVGRYPDDHSFMEALLRLCTGLRDFHTMIDLPEPWSRLTAFLPFQLHEYFDDAGVAHYVVGALAPGTDLGGDFVRGVEVTHWNGELLEHKVVRLGLSTAGANPAARRRRALESLTWRVLKYGLPPDEDFVFLTYLGKKGPADLKLPWLVREAGPRSRPEAGWDSSRAMANGLNEHAIQAQRLREEQFTSGEERGGDCRFPECLSFRRVETSSGTFGYLRIAHFVVDDVDGFVREVERIVRLIPETGLIIDVRGNPGGAIPAGERLLQLFTSSRIEPEPFSFRCTDFTRKLSESGEEWSPWRPSLRAGVVAGELFSEGFPLTPVEQANDVGRIYKGPVVLVCDALSYSATDVFIAGFMDHHIGKVIGVDTHTGAGGSSMYWHQRLVQSQGREPGGLLKPLARGAELRVALLRSTRVGAKRGIPVEGLGVEVDVSYRYTRDDVLHGDVDLLNRAGQVLTAPA, encoded by the coding sequence ATGAGTTCAACGCGCGTTGCTCCGCTCGACCCGGGGATTCCGCTGGAATCCGTTCGCCGCCTCCGCCTCTTCGAGTCCCGTGACGAGAAGCTGCTGCTGGCGCAGCAGTGGGAGGTGGTGCTCGAACAGTTCTACGTCCACCTGCCGCTCAAGGAGCGCATGCTCGGAGTGAGGCCCGTCCAGCAGGCCCGGCTGCTCCAGGAGGACGTCGGGCGCTACCCGGACGACCATTCCTTCATGGAGGCCCTGCTGCGGTTGTGCACCGGGTTGCGTGACTTCCACACGATGATCGACCTGCCGGAGCCCTGGTCGAGGCTCACGGCATTCCTGCCCTTCCAGCTCCACGAGTACTTCGACGACGCGGGAGTGGCGCATTACGTCGTGGGGGCGCTCGCGCCGGGGACGGACCTGGGCGGGGATTTCGTCAGGGGCGTGGAGGTGACGCACTGGAATGGCGAGCTCCTGGAGCACAAGGTCGTTCGCCTCGGGCTGTCGACGGCGGGCGCGAACCCCGCGGCACGGAGGCGCCGTGCCCTGGAGTCGCTGACGTGGCGTGTCCTGAAGTACGGCCTCCCGCCGGACGAGGACTTCGTGTTCCTCACGTACCTCGGGAAGAAGGGCCCGGCCGACCTCAAGCTCCCCTGGCTCGTCCGTGAGGCGGGCCCGCGGAGCAGGCCGGAGGCAGGGTGGGATTCCAGCAGGGCCATGGCCAACGGCCTCAACGAGCACGCCATTCAAGCGCAGCGGCTGCGCGAGGAGCAGTTCACGTCTGGCGAGGAGCGGGGTGGGGACTGCCGCTTTCCAGAGTGTCTGTCCTTCCGGCGCGTGGAGACCTCCAGCGGGACGTTTGGCTATCTCCGGATCGCCCACTTCGTGGTCGACGACGTGGATGGGTTCGTCCGAGAGGTGGAGCGGATTGTCCGGCTGATCCCCGAGACGGGGCTCATCATCGACGTGCGCGGCAACCCCGGTGGTGCCATCCCCGCGGGTGAGCGACTTCTCCAGCTCTTCACCTCGAGCCGTATCGAACCGGAGCCCTTCTCCTTTCGGTGTACGGACTTCACGCGCAAGCTGAGCGAGTCCGGCGAGGAGTGGTCACCGTGGAGGCCTTCGCTCCGGGCGGGCGTCGTCGCGGGCGAGTTGTTCTCCGAGGGCTTTCCGTTGACCCCGGTGGAGCAGGCGAACGATGTCGGGCGCATCTACAAGGGCCCGGTCGTCCTCGTGTGCGATGCGCTGAGCTACAGCGCCACCGACGTGTTCATCGCGGGTTTCATGGACCACCACATCGGGAAGGTCATCGGCGTCGACACGCATACCGGCGCGGGCGGTTCGAGCATGTACTGGCATCAGCGACTCGTTCAGTCCCAGGGCCGTGAGCCGGGCGGCCTGTTGAAGCCGCTGGCACGAGGGGCCGAGCTTCGCGTGGCGCTGCTTCGGTCCACCCGGGTCGGGGCGAAGCGCGGCATCCCCGTGGAGGGGTTGGGCGTGGAGGTCGACGTCTCATACCGATACACCCGGGACGATGTCCTCCACGGCGACGTCGACCTGCTGAACCGGGCCGGCCAGGTGCTCACGGCGCCTGCGTAG
- a CDS encoding Mu transposase domain-containing protein has translation MDVVRADLKKWLAEVANVRQHGKTGRRPADVFREEELPALGPLPARCFTPVVWKSARVHQDSHVLFDKRFYSVPWRLVGSAQAGCRLLALRGPPPAQSSSPPSGAAK, from the coding sequence GTGGACGTCGTGCGCGCGGACTTGAAGAAGTGGCTGGCCGAGGTGGCCAACGTCCGGCAGCACGGAAAAACGGGCCGGCGCCCCGCGGACGTCTTCCGCGAGGAGGAGTTGCCCGCCCTCGGACCGCTACCCGCCAGGTGCTTCACACCCGTCGTCTGGAAGTCCGCACGCGTCCACCAGGACAGCCACGTCCTCTTCGACAAGCGCTTCTACTCGGTGCCCTGGCGTCTCGTCGGCAGTGCTCAGGCTGGCTGCCGCTTGCTCGCTCTGCGTGGCCCACCACCGGCACAGTCGTCATCTCCTCCGAGTGGCGCGGCGAAGTGA
- a CDS encoding DDE-type integrase/transposase/recombinase, whose product MLRKARVFVLVLAHSRHLVADVVFEQSLPTWLRLHVESFEALGGVAETVVPDNLKTAVLREAFTPGKPSALNRSYREVARHYGFKVDPTPPYAPQKKGKVEAGV is encoded by the coding sequence GTGCTGCGCAAGGCGCGGGTCTTCGTGCTGGTGCTGGCGCACAGCCGCCACCTGGTGGCCGACGTCGTCTTCGAGCAGTCGCTGCCGACGTGGCTGCGGCTGCACGTGGAGTCCTTCGAGGCACTGGGCGGCGTGGCGGAGACGGTGGTGCCGGACAACTTGAAGACCGCCGTGCTGCGCGAGGCCTTCACCCCGGGCAAGCCGTCCGCCCTCAACCGCAGCTACCGCGAGGTGGCCCGGCACTATGGATTCAAAGTCGACCCGACGCCGCCGTACGCGCCCCAGAAGAAGGGCAAGGTGGAGGCGGGCGTCTAA
- a CDS encoding caspase family protein, whose translation MSLVFDKRAERKTGGTHALIVGISSYPHLLGGRGPLARQPFNLGQLSSAARSAFDFYRWLVEEAVLPEPLVTCRLLLAPSEIELAQVPELHGHATSCGVNDFVQAASDWHQDASMSDEGKTIFFFVGHAFQFVRDDDLLLFQDFGNGIGPLFRSAVSFSNIFNGLAAGEGPMARNQLYFVDCSRNRPHGVPENVSFGATSAFDVFLEGAGHRRSAAVFHSAQPGEMAYAIPGEGTLFTSALLKGLRGGAGAPVMETDGGRTEYAVTVNSLAQWMSLESSRLSHDLNILPGFTMSGQLMRDPVIALLKQAPRVELEVEFEPPEAAPLARIRIDDAEGAPVVETPAALGPRRFHLPAGLYIVSAHFEPGAPFKGARLVTALVPPRLWRLKLKVHK comes from the coding sequence ATGTCGCTGGTGTTCGACAAGCGGGCGGAGCGGAAGACCGGCGGCACCCATGCGCTGATCGTGGGCATTAGCAGCTACCCACATCTACTGGGCGGCAGAGGCCCTCTTGCCCGGCAGCCTTTCAATCTGGGCCAGCTCTCCTCCGCAGCGCGCTCGGCATTCGACTTCTATCGATGGCTCGTCGAGGAGGCTGTGCTCCCCGAGCCTCTGGTGACCTGCCGGCTGCTGCTCGCGCCCTCTGAAATCGAGCTGGCACAAGTGCCCGAACTCCACGGGCATGCCACCTCCTGCGGGGTGAACGATTTCGTCCAGGCCGCCAGCGACTGGCACCAGGACGCCAGCATGAGCGACGAGGGCAAGACGATCTTCTTCTTCGTCGGGCACGCCTTCCAGTTCGTCCGTGACGATGACCTGTTGCTCTTCCAGGACTTTGGAAACGGCATCGGGCCTCTCTTCCGGAGCGCGGTCAGCTTCTCCAACATCTTCAATGGGCTCGCCGCGGGTGAAGGCCCCATGGCTCGCAACCAGCTCTACTTCGTGGACTGCAGCCGCAACCGCCCTCATGGGGTGCCCGAGAACGTGAGCTTCGGCGCCACGAGCGCGTTCGACGTATTCCTCGAGGGTGCGGGCCATCGGCGCAGCGCGGCGGTGTTCCACTCCGCCCAGCCAGGAGAGATGGCCTACGCCATCCCCGGTGAGGGCACCCTCTTCACGAGCGCCCTGCTGAAGGGCCTGCGCGGTGGCGCCGGCGCACCGGTCATGGAGACGGACGGTGGGCGGACAGAGTACGCGGTCACCGTCAATTCCCTGGCGCAGTGGATGAGCCTGGAGAGCAGCCGGCTCTCGCACGATCTCAACATCCTCCCGGGCTTCACTATGAGCGGCCAGCTCATGAGGGACCCGGTGATTGCGCTTCTGAAGCAGGCTCCGCGCGTCGAGCTCGAGGTCGAGTTCGAGCCTCCCGAGGCTGCGCCCCTGGCCAGGATCCGCATTGACGACGCGGAGGGAGCTCCCGTGGTGGAGACTCCCGCCGCGCTAGGGCCCCGCCGCTTCCACCTTCCCGCCGGGCTGTACATCGTTTCAGCGCACTTCGAGCCAGGGGCGCCTTTCAAGGGCGCGCGGTTGGTCACCGCGCTCGTGCCACCTCGCCTCTGGCGGCTGAAGCTGAAGGTGCACAAGTGA
- a CDS encoding caspase family protein, whose product MSTGKVIRFSNAVPGVHALIVGVSEYPYLVGDDAEPLPHHFGLRKLTSAASTAFRIYQWLVSCGNRLPLPLASCRLLLSPSATELAKTPDMAKDAERATLANIQRAAEAWREEAKQHRSNMTLFYFAGHGLQRTRGDHVLLLDEFGESPARRLGHGLISSDLVDGMAPIPGRADIARTQLYFFDACRTATSEMRHYDKLPAGHLWDVEGLGSEAEFDDDRLSPVFFTCVPGSLAYAIPGQETVFGKALLECLEGGAGVFNPDEQKWAVTTGSISRSLAKHLVRINQYYGVNQMFRVSNLGPDAVIHYLDAPPKVPVDITLTPPEARPYTRMRISDAEDEEVLTLGAPVPEAHRELLSAGNYIVKTAVDTQADGAPVGQCLLPRSRIYSVEPPAASMPVQVRLAKG is encoded by the coding sequence GTGAGCACGGGCAAGGTCATCCGGTTCTCCAACGCCGTGCCAGGGGTTCACGCGCTGATTGTCGGGGTGAGTGAATACCCGTACCTGGTCGGCGATGATGCCGAGCCGCTCCCGCATCACTTCGGGCTGCGGAAGCTGACCTCAGCGGCCTCGACCGCCTTCCGCATCTACCAATGGCTCGTTTCGTGCGGGAACCGGCTGCCCCTGCCACTCGCGAGCTGCCGGCTGCTGCTGTCCCCGTCGGCGACCGAGCTGGCGAAGACGCCCGACATGGCGAAGGATGCCGAGCGCGCGACCCTTGCCAACATCCAGCGGGCCGCAGAGGCTTGGCGTGAGGAGGCGAAGCAGCATCGAAGCAACATGACGCTGTTCTACTTCGCCGGGCATGGGCTCCAGCGAACCCGGGGCGACCATGTCCTCCTCCTCGATGAGTTCGGCGAGAGCCCGGCCCGGCGGCTCGGGCACGGCCTCATCAGCTCCGACCTCGTGGATGGCATGGCCCCCATTCCCGGCCGCGCCGACATCGCCAGGACACAGCTCTACTTCTTCGATGCTTGCCGCACGGCCACATCCGAGATGCGGCACTATGACAAGCTGCCGGCAGGGCACCTCTGGGACGTCGAGGGGCTTGGCTCTGAGGCGGAGTTCGACGACGACAGGCTCTCGCCCGTCTTCTTCACCTGCGTACCCGGGAGCCTAGCCTACGCCATCCCCGGCCAAGAGACCGTCTTCGGCAAGGCGCTCCTCGAATGCCTCGAGGGCGGCGCCGGTGTCTTCAACCCCGACGAGCAGAAATGGGCCGTCACCACCGGTTCTATCAGCCGGTCGCTGGCGAAGCACCTCGTGCGCATCAATCAGTATTACGGCGTGAATCAGATGTTCCGGGTCAGCAACCTGGGCCCGGACGCCGTCATCCACTATCTCGACGCGCCCCCCAAGGTCCCGGTCGACATCACCCTCACGCCTCCGGAGGCCCGCCCGTACACCCGGATGCGCATCAGCGACGCGGAGGACGAAGAGGTCCTCACACTCGGGGCACCAGTCCCCGAGGCGCACCGCGAGCTGCTGAGCGCGGGCAACTACATCGTGAAGACCGCCGTGGACACGCAGGCCGATGGTGCCCCCGTAGGGCAGTGCCTGTTGCCCAGGAGCAGGATCTACTCCGTGGAGCCCCCGGCGGCATCTATGCCCGTGCAGGTCCGGCTCGCGAAGGGCTGA